ATAGTCCTAAGAGTGGCGGTATTTCTGCTCCGAAATCTCAACTCTCATATATCTTGCGCCTTATGACTTGGAAACGGAAGCTGGCGGAATGCGGGCTTGGCCTCCGCAGTTCACGACGTGGAGGGTGCCGGTGAAGTTATTTCCCAGTCAAAGGCCAGGGTCTCGTGTTGGCCGCTCTTTGGGACGAGGGGGCATCGCCCGATGGTTTTCGTGAATTTAGATTGTGCGGGCGAAACTCAATAAGAACGCATATTTCATGCGTCGTCGTATCACGAGCGGACCTTAGTGCAGCCGAGTTGTCCTGAAGGGCGCTTGAAGGGGGGACGAGCAGCAATGACCGAGCAAGAATATCTGGCGTGTTTGAGCGTGGGGGTGATTGCCCTGATGGTCTCGCTCGTCCTCGTCCCGCTGGCCAAGGCCGTGGCGGAAAAACTGGGCGTTCTGGATTACCCCGGGGAACGTAAGATTCATCGAACGCCCAAGCCCTTGCTCGGCGGCTGCGCCGTATATGCATCGTTGCTGGTTGTGGTGGGGGGCTCCCTCTATTTCCTTCCAGAAGTGCGAGAGAATCCCGTGATGGTGAACTTTTTTGGTCCTGTGCTGGCGAAGTTCGAGACGGTCTCCATGGTCTATCCCGTTCTTCTGGCCGTGTTCGCCGGTTCGATGGTCATCGTTGTCGTCGGGATTCTGGATGATGTCCTGGGGGACCGCTTCCCCATCTGGGCCAAGCTCGCGGGACAGGCTCTGGCAGCGCTGATTGTGGTACTGTCGGGGGTAGAGATTTCACTCTTTGGGTTCAGTCTCGCGGTTGCACCGGTCATAACATTCGTGTGGATCGTCGGCATCACCAATTCCTTCAACCTGCTCGATAACATGGATGGGCTGACGACGGGTGTGGCTATTGTTTGCGCTCTGCTGTTGCTGCTCATCGCCGGCTCGCTTCAGGAGGTGTACATCAGCCTGCTGCTGGCAGCCTTCATCGGCGCGTTGGCGGGTTTTCTGATTTATAATTTCCCGCCCTCGCAAATCTTCCTTGGCGACGCCGGGAGTTTACTCATCGGGTACTTCATGGGTGTGGTAACAGTCCTCGCTTCGTATGTGGCGCCGGAAGGGGCGATTCCCAACAACCTTTTCAGTCCCTTCATGCCGGTCATCGTTTTGGGGCTGCCGCTGTACG
Above is a genomic segment from Blastocatellia bacterium containing:
- a CDS encoding MraY family glycosyltransferase, giving the protein MTEQEYLACLSVGVIALMVSLVLVPLAKAVAEKLGVLDYPGERKIHRTPKPLLGGCAVYASLLVVVGGSLYFLPEVRENPVMVNFFGPVLAKFETVSMVYPVLLAVFAGSMVIVVVGILDDVLGDRFPIWAKLAGQALAALIVVLSGVEISLFGFSLAVAPVITFVWIVGITNSFNLLDNMDGLTTGVAIVCALLLLLIAGSLQEVYISLLLAAFIGALAGFLIYNFPPSQIFLGDAGSLLIGYFMGVVTVLASYVAPEGAIPNNLFSPFMPVIVLGLPLYDTASVILIRLREGRPIFRGDKSHLSHRLVELGMTERQAVLAIYLLTFCLGASAIFLRQATVGATVMALVQSIGIVVLTTILMIVPRRTYYVQIRAFAEDSVGARSSAEAVPSRPKVESDAQEAPHFPSNAPGTP